One window from the genome of Kluyveromyces marxianus DMKU3-1042 DNA, complete genome, chromosome 3 encodes:
- the LAC4 gene encoding beta-galactosidase, protein MSCLIPENLRNPKKVHENRLPTRAYYYDQDIFESLNGPWAFALFDAPLDAPDAKNLDWETAKKWSTISVPSHWELQEDWKYGKPIYTNVQYPIPIDIPNPPTVNPTGVYARTFELDSKSIESFEHRLRFEGVDNCYELYVNGQYVGFNKGSRNGAEFDIQKYVSEGENLVVVKVFKWSDSTYIEDQDQWWLSGIYRDVSLLKLPKKAHIEDVRVTTTFVDSQYQDAELSVKVDVQGSSYDHINFTLYEPEDGSKVYDASSLLNEENGNTTFSTKEFISFSTKKDEETAFKINVKAPEHWTAENPTLYKYQLDLIGSDGSVIQSIKHHVGFRQVELKDGNITVNGKDILFRGVNRHDHHPRFGRAVPLDFVVRDLILMKKFNINAVRNSHYPNHPKVYDLFDKLGFWVIDEADLETHGVQEPFNRHTNLEAEYPDTKNKLYDVNAHYLSDNPEYEVAYLDRASQLVLRDVNHPSIIIWSLGNEACYGRNHKAMYKLIKQLDPTRLVHYEGDLNALSADIFSFMYPTFEIMERWRKNHTDENGKFEKPLILCEYGHAMGNGPGSLKEYQELFYKEKFYQGGFIWEWANHGIEFEDVSTADGKLHKAYAYGGDFKEEVHDGVFIMDGLCNSEHNPTPGLVEYKKVIEPVHIKIAHGSVTITNKHDFITTDHLLFIDKDTGKTIDVPALKPEESVTIPSDTTYVVAVLKDDAGVLKAGHEIAWGQAELPLKVPDFVTETAEKPTKINDGKRYVSVESSGLQFVLDKLLGKIESLKVKGKEISSKFEGSSITFWRPPTNNDEPRDFKNWKKYNIDLMKQNVHEVSVEKGSNGSLAVVTVNSRISPVVFYYGFETVQKYTIFANKINLNTSMKLTGEYQPPDFPRVGYEFWLGDSYESFEWFGRGPGESYPDKKESQRFGLYDSKKVEEFVYDYPQENGNHTDTHFLNIKFEGAGKLSIFQKEKPFNFKISDEYGVDEAAHACDVKRYGRHYLRLDHAIHGVGSEACGPGVLDQYRLKAQDFNFEFDLAFE, encoded by the coding sequence ATGTCTTGCCTTATTCCTGAGAATTTAAGGAACCCTAAAAAGGTTCACGAAAATAGATTGCCTACTAGGGCTTACTACTATGATCAGGATATTTTCGAATCTCTCAATGGGCCTTGGGCTTTTGCGTTGTTTGATGCACCTCTTGACGCTCCGGATGCTAAGAATTTAGACTGGGAAACGGCAAAGAAATGGAGCACCATTTCTGTGCCATCTCATTGGGAACTTCAGGAAGACTGGAAGTACGGTAAACCAATTTACACGAACGTACAGTACCCTATCCCAATCGACATCCCAAATCCTCCCACTGTAAACCCTACTGGTGTTTATGCTAGAACTTTTGAATTAGATTCGAAATCGATTGAGTCGTTCGAGCACAGATTGAGATTTGAGGGTGTGGACAATTGTTACGAGCTTTATGTTAATGGTCAATATGTTGGTTTCAATAAGGGGTCCCGTAACGGGGCTGAATTTGATATCCAAAAGTACGTTTCTGAGGGCGAAAACTTAGTGGTTGTGAAGGTTTTCAAGTGGTCCGATTCCACTTATATCGAGGACCAAGATCAATGGTGGCTCTCTGGTATTTACAGAGACGTTTCTTTACTAAAATTGCCTAAGAAGGCCCATATTGAAGACGTTAGGGTCACTACAACTTTTGTGGACTCTCAGTATCAGGATGCAGAGCTTTCTGTGAAAGTTGATGTCCAGGGTTCTTCTTATGATCACATCAATTTCACACTTTACGAACCTGAAGATGGATCTAAAGTTTACGATGCAAGCTCTTTGTTGAACGAGGAGAATGGGAACACGACGTTTTCAACTAAAGAAtttatttccttttcgACCAAAAAGGACGAAGAAACAGCTTTCAAGATCAACGTCAAGGCCCCAGAACATTGGACCGCAGAAAATCCTACTTTGTACAAGTACCAGTTGGATTTAATTGGATCTGATGGCAGTGTGATTCAATCTATTAAGCACCATGTTGGTTTCAGACAAGTGGAGTTGAAGGACGGTAACATTACTGTTAATGGCAAAGACATTCTCTTTAGAGGTGTCAACAGGCATGATCACCATCCAAGGTTCGGTAGAGCTGTGCCATTAGATTTTGTTGTTAGAGACTTGATTctaatgaagaagtttaaCATCAATGCTGTTCGTAACTCGCATTATCCAAACCATCCTAAGGTGTATGACCTCTTCGATAAACTAGGCTTCTGGGTCATTGATGAGGCAGATCTTGAAACTCACGGTGTTCAAGAGCCATTTAATCGTCATACGAACTTGGAGGCTGAATATCCAGATACCAAAAATAAACTCTACGATGTTAATGCCCATTACTTATCAGATAATCCAGAGTACGAGGTCGCGTACTTAGACAGAGCTTCCCAACTTGTCCTAAGAGATGTCAATCATCCTTCGATTATTATCTGGTCCTTGGGTAACGAAGCTTGTTATGGCAGAAACCACAAAGCCATGTACAAGCTAATTAAGCAATTGGATCCTACCAGACTGGTGCATTATGAGGGTGACTTGAACGCTTTGAGTGCAGATATCTTTAGTTTCATGTACCCAACATTTGAAATTATGGAAAGGTGGAGGAAGAACCACACtgatgaaaatggtaaGTTTGAAAAGCCTTTGATCTTGTGTGAGTACGGTCATGCAATGGGTAACGGCCCGggttctttgaaagaatatcaagagTTGTTCTACAAGGAGAAGTTTTACCAAGGTGGCTTTATCTGGGAATGGGCAAATCACGGTATTGAATTCGAAGATGTTAGTACTGCAGATGGTAAGTTGCATAAAGCTTATGCTTATGGTGGTGACTTTAAGGAAGAGGTTCATGACGGAGTGTTCATCATGGATGGTTTGTGTAACAGTGAGCATAATCCTACTCCGGGCCTTGTAGAGTATAAGAAGGTTATTGAACCCGTTCATATTAAAATTGCGCACGGATCTGTAACAATCACAAATAAGCACGACTTCATTACGACAGATCACTTATTGTTTATCGACAAGGACACGGGAAAGACAATCGACGTTCCAGCTTTAAAGCCAGAAGAATCTGTTACTATTCCTTCTGATACCACTTATGTTGTTGCCGTGTTAAAGGATGATGCTGGTGTTCTAAAGGCAGGTCATGAAATTGCCTGGGGCCAAGCCGAACTTCCATTAAAGGTACCAGATTTTGTTACAGAGACAGCAGAAAAACCTACCAAGATCAACGACGGTAAACGTTATGTCTCAGTTGAATCCAGTGGATTGCAATTTGTCTTGGACAAATTGTTGGGTAAAATTGAAAGCCTAAAGGTCAAGGGTAAGGAAATATCCAGCAAGTTTGAGGGTTCTTCAATCACTTTCTGGAGACCTCCAACAAATAATGACGAACCTAGGGACTTTAAGAACTGGAAGAAGTACAATATTGATTTAATGAAACAAAACGTCCATGAAGTGAGTGTTGAAAAAGGTTCTAATGGTTCTCTAGCTGTAGTCACTGTTAATTCGCGTATATCCCCAGTTGTATTTTACTATGGATTTGAGACTGTTCAGAAATACACGATCTTTGCTAACAAAATAAACTTGAACACGTCTATGAAGCTTACTGGCGAATATCAGCCTCCTGATTTCCCAAGAGTTGGGTACGAATTCTGGCTAGGAGATAGTTATGAATCATTTGAATGGTTTGGTCGTGGGCCCGGCGAATCATATCCGGACAAGAAGGAATCACAAAGATTCGGTCTTTACGATTCTAAGAAGGTAGAGGAATTCGTATATGACTATCCtcaagaaaatggaaatcATACAGATACCCACTTTTTGAACATCAAATTTGAAGGTGCAGGAAAACTATCGATCTTCCAAAAGGAGAAGCCATTTAACTTCAAGATTTCAGACGAATACGGGGTTGATGAAGCTGCCCACGCTTGTGACGTTAAAAGATACGGCAGACACTATCTAAGGTTGGACCATGCAATCCATGGTGTTGGTAGCGAAGCATGCGGGCCCGGTGTTCTGGACCAGTACAGATTGAAAGCTCAAGATTTCAACTTTGAGTTTGATCTCGCTTTTGAATAA
- the LAC12 gene encoding sugar porter family MFS transporter, producing MADHSSSSSSLQKKPINTIEHKETLGSDLDHKEALNSDNDNTSGLKINGVPVEDAREEVLLPGYLSKQYYKLYGLCFVTYLCATMQGYDGSLMGSIYTEKAYLKYYHLDINSSTGTGLVFSIFNVGQICGAFFVPLMDWKGRKPAILIGCLGVVIGAIITSVTTTKSALIGGRWFLAFFATIANSAAPTYCAEVAPAHLRGKVAGLYNTLWYVGSIVAAFTTYGTNKNFPNSSKAFKIPLYLQMMFPGLVCIFGWLIPESPRWLVGVGREEEAREFIIKYHLNGDRTHPLLDMEMAEIIESFHGTDLSNPLEMLDVRILFRTRSDRYRAMLVILMAWFGQFSGNNVCSYYLPTMLRNVGMKSVSLNVLMNGVYSIVSWISSICGAFFIDKIGRREGFLGSISGAALALTGLSICTARYEKTKKKSASNGALVFIYLFGVIFSFAFTPMQSMYSTEVSTNLMRSKAQLLNGVVSGAAQFVNQFAAPKAMKNIKYWFYVFYVFFDIFEFIVIYFFFVETKGRSLEELEAVFEAPNPRKASVDQAFLAQVRATLVQQNDVRVANAQNLKEQELLKSDADHVEKLSEAESV from the coding sequence ATGGCAGATCATTCGAGCAGCTCATCTTCGCTGCAGAAGAAGCCAATTAATACTATCGAACATAAAGAAACTTTGGGCAGTGATCTGGATCACAAGGAAGCCTTGAACAgtgataatgataatacTTCTGGATTGAAAATCAACGGTGTCCCCGTAGAGGACGCTAGAGAGGAAGTGCTCTTACCAGGTTACTTGTCGAAGCAATATTACAAATTGTACGGTTTATGTTTTGTAACATATCTGTGTGCTACTATGCAAGGTTATGATGGGTCTTTAATGGGTTCTATCTATACCGAAAAGGCATATTTGAAATACTACCATTTGGATATTAACTCATCCACTGGTACTGGTCTAGTGTTCTCTATTTTCAACGTTGGTCAAATTTGCGGTGCATTCTTTGTTCCTCTTATGGATTGGAAAGGTAGAAAACCTGCTATTTTAATTGGGTGTCTAGGTGTTGTTATTGGTGCTATTATTACGTCtgtaacaacaacaaagagtGCATTAATTGGTGGTAGATGGTTCTTGGCCTTTTTCGCTACAATCGCTAATTCAGCAGCTCCAACATACTGTGCAGAAGTGGCTCCAGCTCACTTAAGAGGTAAGGTTGCAGGTCTTTATAACACCCTTTGGTATGTCGGTTCTATTGTTGCTGCCTTTACCACTTACGGtaccaacaaaaacttcCCTAACTCCTCCAAGGCTTTTAAGATTCCATTATACTTACAAATGATGTTCCCAGGTCTTGTGTGTATATTTGGTTGGTTAATCCCAGAATCTCCAAGATGGTTGGTTGGTGTTGGCCGTGAGGAAGAAGCTCGTGAATTCATTATCAAATACCACTTAAATGGCGATAGAACTCATCCATTATTGGATATGGAGATGGCAGAAATAATAGAATCTTTCCATGGTACAGATTTATCAAACCCTCTAGAAATGTTAGATGTAAGGATCTTATTCAGAACGAGATCGGATAGGTACAGAGCAATGTTGGTTATACTTATGGCTTGGTTCGGTCAATTTTCCGGTAACAATGTGTGTTCGTACTATTTGCCTACCATGTTGAGAAATGTTGGTATGAAGAGTGTCTCATTGAATGTGTTAATGAATGGTGTTTATTCCATCGTCTCTtggatttcttcaatttgcGGTGCATTCTTTATTGATAAGATTGGTAGAAGGGAAGGTTTCCTTGGTTCTATCTCAGGTGCTGCATTAGCATTGACAGGTCTATCTATCTGTACCGCTCGTTATGAGAAGactaagaagaagagtgcTTCCAATGGTGCATTGGTGTTCATTTATCTCTTTGGTgttatcttttcttttgctttcACTCCAATGCAATCCATGTACTCAACAGAAGTGTCTACAAACTTGATGAGATCTAAGGCCCAACTCCTCAACGGTGTGGTTTCTGGTGCTGCCCAATTTGTTAATCAATTTGCTGCTCCAAAGGcaatgaagaatatcaaatattggTTCTATGTGTTCTACGTTTTCTTCGATATTTTCGAATTTATTGTTatctacttcttcttcgttgaAACTAAGGGTAGAAGCttagaagaattagaagCTGTCTTTGAAGCTCCAAACCCAAGAAAGGCATCCGTTGATCAAGCATTCTTGGCTCAAGTCAGGGCAACTTTGGTCCAACAAAATGACGTTAGAGTTGCAAATGCTcaaaatttgaaagagCAAGAGCTTCTAAAGAGCGATGCTGATCATGTCGAAAAGCTTTCAGAGGCAGAATCTGTTTAA
- a CDS encoding beta-glucosidase H — MSKFDVEQLLSELNQDEKISLLSAVDFWHTKKIERLGIPAVRVSDGPNGIRGTKFFDGVPSGCFPNGTGLASTFDRDLLETAGKLMAKESIAKNAAVILGPTTNMQRGPLGGRGFESFSEDPYLAGMATSSVVKGMQGEGIAATVKHFVCNDLEDQRFSSNSIVSERALREIYLEPFRLAVKHANPVCIMTAYNKVNGEHCSQSKKLLIDILRDEWKWDGMLMSDWFGTYTTAAAIKNGLDIEFPGPTRWRTRALVSHSLNSREQITTEDVDDRVRQVLKMIKFVVDNLEKTGIVENGPESTSNNTKETSDLLRKIAADSIVLLKNKNNILPLKKEDNIIVIGPNAKAKTSSGGGSASMNSYYVVSPYEGIVNKLGKEVDYTVGAYSHKSIGGLAESSLIDAAKPADAENSGLIAKFYSNPVEERSDDEEPFHVTKVNRSNVHLFDFKHEKVDPKNPYFFVTLTGQYVPQEDGDYIFSLQVYGSGLFYLNDELIIDQKHNQERGSFCFGAGTKERTKKLTLKKGQVYNVRVEYGSGPTSGLVGEFGAGGFQAGVIKAIDDDEEIRNAAELAAKHDKAVLIIGLNGEWETEGYDRENMDLPKRTNELVRAVLKANPNTVIVNQSGTPVEFPWLEDANALVQAWYGGNELGNAIADVLYGDVVPNGKLSLSWPFKLQDNPAFLNFKTEFGRVIYGEDIFVGYRYYEKLQRKVAFPFGYGLSYTTFELDISDFKVTDDKIAISVDVKNTGDKFAGSEVVQVYFSALNSKVSRPVKELKGFEKVHLEPGEKKTVNIDLELKDAISYFNEELGKWHVEAGEYLVSVGTSSDDILSVKEFKVEKELYWKGL, encoded by the coding sequence atgtcTAAATTTGATGTTGAACAGTTATTGAGTGAATTGAACCAGGATGAAAAGATTTCCTTACTCTCTGCAGTTGATTTCTGGCATACTAAGAAGATTGAACGGTTGGGAATTCCAGCGGTGAGGGTTTCTGATGGTCCAAATGGTATTAGAGGGACAAAGTTCTTTGATGGGGTTCCTTCAGGATGTTTCCCTAATGGTACCGGGTTGGCATCTACTTTTGATCGCGACCTGCTTGAGACAGCAGGTAAGTTGATGGCCAAGGAATCGATTGCGAAGAATGCTGCTGTGATTTTGGGTCCAACCACAAACATGCAACGTGGTCCTTTGGGTGGTCGTGGTTTTGAATCATTTTCTGAAGATCCATACCTTGCTGGTATGGcaacttcttctgttgTTAAAGGTATGCAGGGCGAAGGTATTGCTGCTACCGTTAAGCATTTTGTTTGTAACGATTTGGAAGACCAACGTTTCTCTTCAAACTCAATTGTTTCTGAAAGGGCTCTTAGAGAAATTTACTTGGAGCCCTTCAGATTGGCAGTTAAACATGCCAATCCTGTTTGTATAATGACTGCCTATAACAAGGTCAATGGCGAACATTGCTCCCAATCCAAGAAGCTATTGATCGACATTTTGAGAGACGAGTGGAAATGGGACGGTATGTTAATGTCCGACTGGTTCGGTACATATACGACTGCCGCAGCTATCAAGAATGGGTTGGATATCGAGTTTCCTGGACCAACAAGATGGAGAACACGTGCTTTAGTGTCTCACTCACTCAACTCCAGAGAACAAATCACTACTgaagatgttgatgatCGTGTTAGACAAGTGCTAAAAATGATTAAGTTCGTTGTTGACAATTTAGAGAAAACAGGTATTGTGGAGAATGGCCCAGAATCTACTTCAAACAACACCAAGGAAACCTCGGACCTGTTGAGAAAGATTGCTGCTGACTCTATTGttttattgaagaacaaaaacaatatcTTACCtctaaagaaagaagacaatATCATTGTCATTGGCCCAAATGCTAAAGCAAAGACTAGTTCTGGTGGTGGTTCAGCATCCATGAACTCCTACTATGTCGTTTCTCCGTATGAAGGTATCGTCAATAAGCTGGGCAAAGAGGTCGACTACACCGTAGGCGCCTATTCACACAAATCTATTGGAGGTTTGGCCGAGAGTAGTTTGATCGATGCTGCAAAACCAGCAGATGCTGAAAATTCTGGATTAATTGCCAAGTTTTACTCCAATCCAGTAGAAGAGAGAtctgacgatgaagaaccATTCCACGTTACCAAAGTCAATAGATCCAATGTTCACTTATTTGATTTCAAACATGAGAAAGTGGATCCAAAGAACCCTTACTTTTTTGTAACCTTAACCGGACAGTACGTGCCCCAAGAAGATGGTGATTATATCTTCAGTCTTCAAGTTTATGGTTCTGGTTTGTTCTACTTAAACGATGAGTTGATTATTGACCAAAAGCACAACCAAGAAAGGGGTAGTTTCTGCTTTGGAGCTGgtaccaaagaaagaaccaaaaagttgactttgaagaagggCCAAGTTTATAATGTAAGAGTTGAGTACGGTTCTGGCCCAACTTCAGGTTTGGTTGGGGAATTCGGTGCAGGTGGATTCCAAGCTGGTGTCATCAAGGCCATCGACGATGACGAGGAGATTAGAAACGCAGCGGAATTAGCAGCTAAGCATGATAAGGCTGTCTTGATAATTGGATTAAATGGTGAATGGGAAACCGAAGGTTATGACAGAGAAAACATGGATTTGCCAAAAAGGACAAATGAATTGGTTCGTGCTGTTTTGAAAGCAAATCCAAATACTGTTATCGTTAACCAATCTGGTACCCCAGTCGAGTTCCCTTGGTTAGAAGACGCAAATGCGCTAGTTCAAGCTTGGTACGGTGGTAATGAATTGGGTAATGCTATCGCAGACGTCTTATATGGTGACGTGGTTCCAAATGGTAAGTTATCGCTCTCTTGGCCATTTAAGTTACAAGATAATCCAGCCTTTTTAAACTTCAAGACCGAGTTCGGAAGAGTTATTTACGGTGAGGATATATTTGTTGGCTATAGATACTACGAAAAGCTTCAAAGAAAGGTTGCTTTCCCCTTCGGATATGGTCTATCGTATACAACATTCGAACTAGATATTTCTGACTTCAAGGTAACCGATGATAAAATAGCTATTTCAGTTGATGTGAAGAATACTGGTGATAAATTTGCTGGCTCTGAGGTAGTGCAAGTCTACTTCAGTGCTCTAAACTCTAAGGTCTCGAGACCTGTTAAGGAGTTGAAGGGATTCGAAAAAGTCCATTTGGAACCAGGTGAGAAGAAGACAGTTAATATTGACCTGGAATTGAAAGACGCAATTTCCTACTTTAACGAAGAGCTCGGTAAATGGCACGTTGAAGCAGGTGAATACTTGGTTTCAGTTGGTACTTCTTCTGATGATATACTTTCCGTCAAAGAGTTTAAAGtagagaaagaattgtATTGGAAAGGCTTGTAA
- the mirA gene encoding siderophore iron transporter mirA produces MREDITKSTSSEEVGDVTASVEDSLQKKSSDNENVYEIVEPEPVYEKAWSKNMIIVAYAVLFFTAFVETFASDSTKNLDSYATSSFNAHSLLATIAVVYKITAICAYPVFAKVADILGRGEGFGVSIVFYTLAYLLYAACQNVNTYVCAEIFYALGRNGYRVFQQIFIADTTSLVNRGIWSQLPVAISAIPSLYAGSYIQDAFLKHSTWRWGYGTFCIILAASAFPLTFIMLYMDKRAKKAGERKQIAIFKDLPEGSWYKKALHVMFVELDLIGGALLLAGFAVFFVPLTLTGSKSSYKWHEPRLIAMIVVGFVIFCMFLVWNFSFKKRPFPTRKPFVPAQSFANKTVVVILILNALDLCENSSFATYFATTLQVGGYYTAGQASRIDNAKKVTVQIASILTGLAMKYTKLSKIYVLGGVPLVVLGHGLLVYFMNRNGVMESTIRLNVMEIFIGFGRGMYQSATQVLIQAIAGVEGIAMSTAFFLAFQSIGSLIGSAIAGGIWNSIILRKLDKYLPPKEKKNAKKIFKSIKVAMSYKKHTPTRDAISRAYRETLQIIGYTGLGIIAPMLILMFFVREVKLTDKHDAYGNDARSDTDSNIEGIRTDPEQRQDEKPTYSFNQEKRTWTNFWRV; encoded by the coding sequence ATGAGAGAGGACATCACAAAGTCGACCTCTTCGGAGGAAGTTGGGGACGTAACTGCGTCAGTTGAAGATTCCTtgcaaaagaaatcatCGGATAATGAAAATGTGTATGAGATCGTTGAGCCGGAACCAGTTTATGAGAAAGCATGGTCTAAAAATATGATCATTGTAGCATATGCTGTGCTATTTTTCACTGCATTTGTTGAAACCTTTGCATCTGACTCTACGAAAAACTTGGATTCCTATGCCACTTCGAGTTTCAATGCACACTCCTTACTTGCAACCATCGCGGTCGTCTATAAGATCACTGCAATTTGCGCATACCCCGTCTTCGCCAAAGTTGCTGATATCTTAGGTAGGGGTGAAGGGTTTGGTGTATCCATTGTGTTTTATACGCTAGCATATCTACTATATGCCGCTTGTCAAAATGTGAACACTTATGTTTGTGCCGAAATCTTTTATGCCCTTGGTAGAAACGGGTATCGTGTTTTCCAGCAAATTTTCATTGCCGACACAACTTCTTTAGTTAACAGAGGTATATGGTCCCAATTGCCGGTTGCAATCTCAGCTATTCCATCATTATACGCGGGTTCATATATTCAAGACGCATTTTTGAAGCACTCAACTTGGAGATGGGGGTACGGGACCTTTTGCATTATTCTAGCTGCTTCTGCCTTTCCACTAACATTCATAATGTTGTACATGGACAAAAGGGCAAAGAAGGCTGGCGAGAGGAAACAAATTGCCATATTCAAAGACTTGCCAGAAGGTTCCTGGTACAAAAAAGCATTGCACGTGATGTTTGTCGAGCTGGATTTGATTGGAGGTGCGCTACTGCTTGCAGGATTCGCTGTGTTCTTCGTCCCATTGACCTTGACAGGTTCCAAATCATCGTACAAATGGCATGAACCTAGATTGATTGCGATGATTGTTGTTGGGTTTGTGATTTTCTGCATGTTTTTGGTATggaacttttctttcaaaaagagaCCATTCCCAACCAGAAAGCCTTTTGTTCCTGCCCAGTCCTTCGCCAATAAAACCGTTGTAGTCATTCTTATTTTGAACGCACTAGATCTTTGCGAGAACTCTTCATTTGCAACTTATTTCGCTACAACATTACAAGTTGGTGGGTACTACACAGCTGGTCAGGCGTCCAGAATTGACAATGCGAAAAAGGTGACCGTGCAGATTGCTTCGATTTTAACAGGTTTGGCTATGAAGTACACCAAACTATCAAAAATCTACGTCCTTGGAGGCGTTCCATTGGTGGTCTTGGGTCATGGGTTGCTTGTGTATTTTATGAACAGAAATGGCGTCATGGAGAGCACCATCAGACTAAATGTCATGGAGATTTTCATTGGGTTCGGCAGAGGCATGTACCAATCCGCAACCCAGGTTTTAATCCAGGCTATTGCCGGTGTAGAAGGTATAGCAATGTCCACCGCCTTTTTCCTAGCTTTCCAATCCATTGGTTCCCTAATAGGAAGTGCCATTGCCGGTGGTATTTGGAATAGCATCATTCTCAGGAAGCTAGACAAGTACCTACCTCcaaaggagaagaaaaatgccaagaaaatattcaagTCAATCAAGGTCGCTATGTCGTACAAAAAACACACGCCCACAAGAGACGCAATTTCCAGAGCATACAGGGAAACACTCCAAATCATCGGATACACTGGCCTGGGAATCATCGCACCTATGCTAATCCTGATGTTTTTCGTGCGCGAGGTGAAATTGACCGACAAACATGATGCCTACGGCAACGACGCACGTAGCGATACAGACTCAAATATCGAGGGCATCCGTACAGATCCCGAACAAAGGCAGGATGAGAAACCTACGTACAGCTTTAACCAGGAAAAGAGAACCTGGACTAACTTTTGGAGGGTTTAA
- the CYB2 gene encoding FMN-dependent alpha-hydroxy acid dehydrogenase, with protein sequence MNALKTRAWTITRLTSRKTNNGLFVHTSKRLLRTMKPQPKGQYRLYPKAKLLNYDTTKKASLITGASSLVLFLSHLLFEVEEEKNGSVSVKEVMSHNKINDCWIVIDGNVYDVTLFLSQHPGGVARIMEFAGKDATAKFHQMHSSATLEKMKDHLIYIGKLSGAFENELSEEEIRIMEQKAKIPPLSKIFCLSDFEGVAKKVLPKSTFFYYATGSSDEYTLRENHYAYSRVFFRPKILQDIEEVTTETEFLGTKVNLPIYITAFAGSKLAHPLGELNLQAAAYKANVMQMVPKQNSYTYEEFFSRVPDDQNQWLQFHFDTQEELDNLDNWVKKAGTLPSVKGLFLNVDLADIGNREKDSRQRAATAGSEYLDEMTDNKFGSHPKITWRTIENVIKNTNLPVALKGVQRGEDVVLAAQKGVKAVILSNHGGRQLDFSRPPLEVLVEAKQMLKEKKLDDKIEIYLDGGVRRGSDIIKALCLGAKGVGLGRPFLYAMAGYGEDGVSHLINILQAEIENNMRLLGVDKIEDLNETLVDCKSLSFKNPRINDSLYDEAYEPLQFPKFQ encoded by the coding sequence ATGAATGCACTTAAAACTAGGGCATGGACCATAACTAGATTAACCAGCAGGAAAACCAATAATGGTCTTTTTGTGCATACTAGTAAAAGGCTTTTGAGAACAATGAAGCCTCAACCTAAGGGCCAATACAGGCTGTATCCAAAGGCAAAATTGTTGAATTACGATACTACTAAGAAAGCATCGCTTATTACTGGGGCTTCATCtcttgttttatttctttctcattTGTTGTTTGAAGTAGAGGAGGAAAAGAATGGCAGCGTTTCTGTGAAGGAAGTAATGTCTCATAACAAAATCAATGATTGCTGGATAGTTATTGATGGTAATGTGTACGATGTCACATTGTTCTTATCACAGCATCCTGGAGGTGTGGCCAGAATTATGGAATTTGCTGGTAAAGATGCAACTGCAAAATTTCACCAAATGCATTCTTCTGCTACTTTGGAAAAGATGAAGGATCATTTGATATACATTGGAAAACTGTCAGGCGCTTTTGAGAATGAGCTTTCTGAGGAAGAGATAAGGATTATGGAACAAAAGGCCAAAATTCCTCCCTTAAGTAAAATATTCTGCCTCTCCGATTTTGAAGGGGTGGCTAAGAAGGTATTGCCAAAGTCTACTTTCTTTTATTATGCAACTGGTTCTTCTGATGAATATACACTTAGAGAGAATCATTACGCTTACTCGAGAGTATTCTTTAGACCTAAGATATTACAAGATATAGAAGAAGTCACTACGGAAACGGAGTTTTTGGGTACGAAGGTAAATTTGCCAATTTACATAACGGCTTTCGCCGGTTCTAAGTTGGCACACCCTTTGGGGGAGCTTAATCTACAAGCAGCTGCATATAAGGCCAACGTAATGCAAATGGTCCCCAAACAGAACTCTTACACCTATGAAGAGTTCTTTTCACGCGTCCCTGACGACCAAAATCAATGGTTACAATTCCATTTCGACACACAGGAAGAACTAGATAACCTAGATAATTGGGTGAAAAAGGCAGGTACTCTACCCAGTGTGAAGGGCCTTTTCCTTAACGTAGACCTTGCAGATATTGGAAACAGAGAGAAAGACTCTCGCCAAAGGGCAGCTACTGCTGGGAGTGAGTACTTAGATGAAATGACGGATAACAAATTTGGCAGCCATCCAAAGATCACATGGAGAACCATCGAAAACGTCATCAAAAATACCAACTTACCCGTGGCCTTGAAAGGAGTTCAACGTGGAGAAGATGTTGTCCTTGCCGCACAAAAAGGCGTTAAAGCTGTAATTCTATCAAACCATGGGGGCAGACAACTTGATTTCTCAAGACCCCCACTGGAAGTTTTAGTAGAGGCCAAACAAATGttaaaagagaagaaactGGATGacaaaattgaaatatatCTCGATGGTGGAGTTCGCAGAGGTTCAGATATTATAAAGGCTTTATGCTTGGGAGCCAAAGGGGTTGGGCTAGGTCGCCCATTTCTATATGCAATGGCTGGCTACGGAGAAGATGGTGTTTCTCATCTAATCAACATTCTACAAGCcgaaattgaaaataacaTGAGGTTATTGGGAGTTgataaaattgaagatcttAACGAAACATTAGTTGATTGTAAGAGTCTCAGCTTTAAAAATCCAAGAATTAATGATTCCTTATATGATGAGGCTTATGAGCCATTGCAATTTCCTAAATTTCAGTAA